The DNA region ACCCCGAAGCAGGCGGGCTGGGGGTGAAGATGCTCGACGGTCAGGGAAAGTTTCTTCCTGAATCCAAGCGTGGGTTGCCCACGCCCATGACGGCTTTTTACAAGATATTCGGCTTGTCGGCCCTCTTTCCGAAGTCGCGCCGTTTTGGCCGCTATCACCTCAGTTTCCTCGATCCCGACCAGGTGCACGAAGTGGAGATTCTGGCCGGCGCTTTCATGCTGCTGAGACGTAAAGTGCTCGATGAGATAGGTTTGCTCGATGAAACCTTCTTTATGTATGGCGAGGATATCGACCTGTCGTACCGCATCATCAAGGCCGGGTATAAGAACTATTATTTCCCGCTGACGCGCATCATCCACTACAAGGGCGAGAGCACCAAAAAGAGCAGCGTCAACTATGTGTTTGTGTTTTACAACGCCATGATCATCTTTGCCCGCAAGCATTTCAGTCAGCAGCGGGCGCGCTCGTTCATTGCCCTCATCCATCTGGCTATTTATTTCAGGGCGTTTGTCGCGCTTATGTCGCGTTTCATCAGGCGGGTGGCGCTGCCTCTGGCCGATGCCGTGCTCATCTATGCGGGCCTGTTTGCCATCAAAACAGCCTGGGGCAACCTGACCATATACCGCGAGGGCGGCGATTATCCCAATCTGCTGGTATTCGGGCTGTTGCCTTTGTATGTGCTCATCTGGGAACTGGCCATCTATTTTGGTGGCGGATACGACAAGCCCTACCGCATGCGCAAAGCCATAGGGGGCATCATGGCCGGCACGCTCCTCATCCTGGTGCTTTATGCCATGCTGCCGGAGCACCTGCGTTTCTCGCGCGCACTTATCATCCTGGGTATGCTGTGGGCCATGGGCGCCCAAGCAATTACCCGCCTTAGCGGACACCTGCTGCGCCTCGATGGCTTTCTGCTGGGCGATGTGGCAAAAAAACGCTTCCTCATCATCGGCAGTCCCGACGAAGCCAGGCGCGTGGAACAGATTCTCAAAAGCACCAGCCTGCAAACCGACTTTATCGGACTGGTCAGCTCAGGCACGGCCATAAACGACAGTCCGGAGTTTCTTGGCGAACTGTCGCAGGTGCCGGATATCATCCTTATCTACAACATCAACGAAATCATCTTCTGCTCCCGCGATATCGACCATCGCACCATCATTAACAAGATGACCGAATGGCACAGGCCGGGCATCAGTTTCAAGATAGCACCCCAAGACAGCCTGAGCATCATCGGCAGCAACAGCATCAATACCCGCGGCGACCTGTACACCGTGGGTATCAAAGCCATCGACAGCTTTGTGAACCGCCGCAACAAGCGCCTTTTCGATGTGCTTGCCTCGCTGGTGCTTATCGGGCTTTCGCCTTTTCTCGTCTGGTTTGCCAACAAACCACTGGGGGCAGTGCGCAACGCCCTGCTTGTGCTTGCAGGCAAGCGGACGTGGGTGGGATACTGCGCCGAAACGCCCGGCCGGCAACAGGCGCTGCCGCCACTGCGCAAAGGCGTGCTCTGTCCGGCCATGGTCTTCGAAGGCAACAGTGCAGATCAGGCTACACTGGATCACCTTAACCTGCTCTATGCCAGAGACTATCATGTGCTCACCGACCTGAATATCTTCCTCAGGGCATTCAGGTACACCGGAGGCTAACACCTGCTTCCTGTGCTTTATTTTTTGTCTCAAGCCGCATTTAAAGTAATTTTGCAGCCACATTATCTATCCATCGTTCATTTATGCTCAGCAGAAGGCACCTGAGGGTGAAGGTCTTACAGGAACTCTATGCCTGGTTTCAATCAGGCAATACCAGCCTGGATCAGGGTGAAAAGCAACTCCTGAAAAGTATCAACAAGCTTTACGAACTCTTTGTCTATCAGCTCTCGTTTCTCACCGAGCTCGTCAGGTTTGCCGAGAGGCGGATCGAAGAGAACAAGAAAAAGCTGCTGCCTACCGGGGAGGACCTCAACCCGAATATGCGATTTGTCGAAAACCGGGTGATTGCCGCCATCGATAACAACCGCGACTTCAGGCGCAAAGAGGCACATTATCACATCAACTGGGCCGACGAGCAGGAGATGGTGCGGAGGTTCTACAACATGCTCCGCGAAACCACGGCTTTTAAGCTCTATATGAGCCAGCCGAAAAGCAGCTTTGCCGAAGACCGCAAGCTGGTGCTTTTTATTATCGAAAACCTGTTCACCGAGTTTGAACTGCTTCAGTCGTACTACGAGGAAAAAAGCATCTACTTCGTTGACGATTACCACCTGGTGACCTACCTGCTGCTGATGTTTGTGCGTCACCTCAAAGAGGATGAATTCGGGCCTGACACCCCGCTGCCCGACCTGATCAAGACGGCACAGGACGAAGACAACGAAGACCTGGATTTTGTCAAACAGTTGTTTCGCAAAACCATCCTCAACAGCAAGCAATGGGACGAAGAGATTGCCAAAGTTGTGGACAACTGGGAGCTGGAACGTATTGCAGTGATGGATGTCATCATCCTCAAAATGGCCCTCACCGAACTTACGCATTTTGAAAGCATCCCGGTGAAAGTGACCCTGAACGAATACATCGACATTTCGAAATATTTCAGCACTTCCAAAAGCAAGGTGTTTGTCAATGGCATCCTCGACCGCCTGGTGAGTGAGTTTCGCCAAAACGGCCGCATCCGCAAAACAGGCCGCGGGCTGATTGAGTAGGGAAGGGGATTCGAGGGTTGCGGGTTACGTGAAGATAGTTCCGGGTTGCGAGGTGCGGGTTGCGGGAGGTTGACGGTAGTTGTCATCGTTGTCGTTGTTGTCGGTGGTTGTCGATGGTTGTATCCGCGCAAATCAGTCCGATCAGTGTGATCAGCGTTCTATTGTTGATAGAACACTGAAGACGCAGATTGAACAGATGGTCACTGATAAGAATCAGCGTTAATCAGTCCGATCAGTGTGATCAGCGTTCTATTGTTGATAGAACACTGAAGACGCAGATTGAACAGATGGTCACTGATAAGAATCAGCGTTAATCAGTCCGATCAGTGTCACCGTGTCCCGGCCTTAGACGGGATCAGCGTTCCATATTTAAGGAAGTCCCGCTCGCCCAGTCGCCCCGTCTCCCCATCTCCCCCTCTCCAAGTCGCCCCGTCGCCGCGTCGCCCAGTCGCCCCGTCTCCCCCTCTCCAAGTCTCCCCCTCTCCCCCTCGCCCCGTCTCCCCCTCGCCTCGTCGCCCCACTAATCACCTCCAACCAGAAAAATTTTCATCGTCCTACGCTTGTCAGCTTCACTAAAAGTCCTATTTTTAGAAAGTATTAACCAAACCAATAATTTGGACAAGTGTAATCCTGTTTTCATATGGACGACAGCCGCAAGATTTTCCGTTTTCTGCAGATGCTATCCCGTTTGCGCTCGCCTCTGGGAAGTACGAAAGAGGAGCTGGCCCGCGATTTTGGGCTGAGCCGGCGCACCGTTGAGCGCTACTTTGCGCTGGTGCGCGACCTGGGCTTCCTGCTCACGCAGCGCGATGGCCGTTATTGCATCGAAAGTGTGGACAAACGCAGCATGCGGCACGAAGAACTCATCGTATTTACCCTGGAGGAAGCGGCCATACTGCGCGAAGCTCTGCTGTCGCAGCCCATCAAACCGGAACTGCACCGCGGGCTGCTCGATAAACTGTATGCCCTCACCGAACTCGACAACCTGTCGGAAACCCTCTACAAACAATCCGTGGCCCGGCATATCTCGGCTGTCAGGCAGGCCATCCGGCAAAACGAACAGATCTGGCTGCGCAGCTACCATAGCATGAGCAGCCACACCGAACGCGACTACCTGGTGGAACCCATCCGTTTTTCGCACTATTTCCGCTACCTGCTGGCCTACGACGTGCACGCCGGTATGGTTAAACAATTCAAAACCGAACGCATCGGAGATGTCGAACCTACCGGCCTGGCTTTTCAGCACGCCGAAAAGCACCAGGCTCAGGGCGTGGATGCCTTCGGCATGAGTGGCCATACACCTATCAATGTTCGCCTCAAACTCAACCGCCGTGCCCATCACCTGCTCGTAGAAGAGTATCCCGACACTATCCCGTATGTCCGCAACGAAAACGGACAGACCATTTTCCGGGGCAAGGTGTACGCCTTCGAAGGCGTGGGCCGCTTTGTGCTCGGACTACCCGGCCAGGTGGAAGTGCTCGGGCCTAAGTCATTCAAAGCTTACCTGAACGACCAATTAAAGAAAAATTTGTTGTAACGACGTGTTTTGTCGCAGGTGGGATACTAAATTTACAGAGAGAAACTTGAATTATAAACCTACAACACTGAAGTGTTAGCCGCTAAATACCTCTGGGGAAAAACGTTTGATGACAATGGTAAAACTATTGTTAAACCACTATGGACTCATTTCGCCGATACAGGATTGGTGGTACTTGAACTTTGGAAAAATCATATTTCGCAAGATAGAAAAGAGCAAATCGCAAAGATTTTTAACGCAAACATAGAAAACGCAGGAGCAATCGTGGCACTCTGGACTAGTCTGCACGACATTGGTAAGGCAACTCCTTCATTCCAAACAAAAATTATCGAAAGAAAGATTGTACTTGAACGTGAATTTGGACTTAGTTTTGTTCAGTTTTCAGAGATACCCCATGGTTACGCCTCATTCAAAATTATAAAAACATGGATTGATAGAAGGAATCTGCCTACTGGCACTTTAGAAATTGCTAAAATAATCAGTATTCATCATGGAAAAATACCAAATTTTGTTGACATTGATGAGTATTATGACACTGGTGATTGTATGTGGGAGGCATTGCAATGCGAACTTATAGATTATTTCGTATACAATTGGTCGACGCTATTTGGGATTAATTTCGAGAGTATTTTTCCAAAGATTAATTTCAATCATAATGGTTTCATTACATTGTCAGGTTTAACAACGCTTGCTGACTGGATTGCATCGATGGCAGATTATTTTCCAAAAGAAGAAAATCCATCTGATTTTTCGAAATATTTAATTTTAGCAGCTTCATCAGCAGAAAAGGCAGTATCCGAATCGGGTTTCGATATACTTGCTAGCTTTTCCAATAAGAGCTTTAAGGAATTATTTCCAGGATTAATTGCAAGTGAGCTACAAGAATTGACTGGTAATCTTACTATTACTCAAGAACCAAGCCTGACAATAATTGAAGCTCCTGCCGGTGAAGGAAAAACAGAGGCAGCTTTATATTTGGCATATAAGCAATTGTTACTTAGACCAAATAATGGGCTTTACTTTGCCTTACCAACAATGGCAACTACCAATGCAATGATTGAAAGGTTATTGGCGTTTTTGAAGCTGGCACATAATGTTAAAGCTTCAGGTAAATTTATTAACTTCAGACTCATACACGGTAAAGCATTGTTGCAGCCAAAACAAATAGAATTATTTAATGCATGGAATAAGATAAAGAACGTTGATGGCACGAATCCTGAAGATGGTATCGTTGTGACAGCAGCGTGGCTTACAAGCAATAAGCGAAGTCTGATGGCGCCATACGGACTTGGAACGGTTGACCAGGCACTTACAGGGGTCTTGAAAGTGAAACATTTCTTTCTGAGATTGTATGGTTTATCTGGTAAAACAGTAATTATCGACGAGGTACATGCTTATGACGTATACATGCAGCATTTGATACATAGAATGCTGCAATGGCTTAAAGCGTTGAATTGTAATGTGATACTTTTATCGGCAACCCTCCCGTCTGCATTTAGAAATGCTTTTTTCAGGAGTTGGCAAAGTAATGATGAATGTGACAATAAATTGTCTAATAACTATCCACTAGTTTGCCATACTAGCAGAAAGGGAATCGAAATTATCGAGGGTTTTAAAACAAGAAAGAAGACCAGGCTTGAATTAAGATACATCGATTCCGATCCAAATATTATTGGAACTTGTGCCTTTGAATATGCCATGCAAGGAGCGGCAGTTGCAGTTATTTGTAATACTGTTAGACGTGCACAGAAAATTTTCAAAATATTAGTTGAATTAAATCAACAACAAGACGTACATATAGTATTATTTCATGCAAGTTTCATACATAAGCATAAGTTAGAAATTGAGGAAAGGGTTAAAGCATTCTTTGGTAAAGGCCGGCAATCATTAGTAAAGGTTTTACTAGTTGCAACACAGGTGGTTGAACAAAGTATGGATATTGATTTTGATGTAATGATCAGTGATCTTGCGCCAGTTGATCTTTTGTTACAACGTGCAGGACGAATTCATCGCCATGACAATATTGAAAGGCCTAAAGCATGTGAAACTCCAATACTCTATTGGGCAACAAAGGATGGTAAGGATGCTGAATTGCCTGAATTAGATGATATTGGAACACGGTTGAACCAATTTGATGTATACGATGCTTTCATCCTTTTCAAAACGTATCATATTTTGAAGATTTCTAATACGTGGTCTTTGCCAGATGATTACCGAGAGTTGATTGAAATGGTTTATAATGAAGAGGATTGGGAAGTGCAGGCCAATAAATTATTAAATTTATATCCTTATTCGAAAGGCAGTATTTACAAGGCATTAGAATTGTTTAAGAATAAAATTCATAAGGCAAGAACTGAATTTGAGAAACATGCGATTCCAGCACCAAATAAGTGGCAAAGCATCTGGAATGGAGATGTATTTTTAAATGAATCAGATGAAGAATTAAGTGACAATCATCTCCAAGCATATACAAGATTAGGACTAATGAGCATCGAAATGAATATTTTATACCGTGATGCTTCCGGTTGTCTTTTCTTTGATGAAAATGGAGAGGAAAGTATTAAATCATATGCTAATAAAAGAAATGATTTTTCAATTAAATTGATGCAAAATAGCATTAGAATTTCAAACATTCAGATAATTAGAGCAATTCAGGAAATAAGTCCAAGAATCGACTTAAAAGATACAATATCATTTAGTATCCCTGGCAGGATACTTGTTTTAGATTTACAAAAAAATGGAGTAGGAAGCTGTGGCAGTATTTTTTACTCAAAAGAATATGGACTATCAATGAATGAATATTAGTACTGTTATGGGTGAATATGATCTGAGAATTGAACAATGGATACCTGTAGTTTACAGGGAGGGTGACAGCCAAAATATGGGATCAAAAATCAAAAAGCTGAGTCTGATTCAGGTTTTTGAAGATGCACATCTTATTGAGCGTATACAAGCTGAAAATTTATTGGAAACTGTAGCATTGTGCAGATTTCTGATGGCAATTTTCATTGATATGCTCAATGCAGATCATGATGAAGAGACGTGGTTTAGGATATGGAACCAAGGAAAATTTGATCCGATATTGATCAATAATTATTTTTTTACTGAACCTAACTGCGGTTCCTTCAACCTTGGCCATCCTGATAAGCCATTCTATCAACATCCGATGCCTCTTGATGGGGTAAAGCCCTCTAAGTTAAGCAGGTTGTTTGCACATAAAGCAACAGGAAACAATGCTACATTGTTTGATCATAACTTTGAGATGAATGAACCTCCTATAAATGCTGACAAAGTAGCAATTGCCTTAATTTGTACTCAAGCATTTTCATCTGGAGGAGGAGTGTCCAAACCTTTTAACTTCAGCCATGCTCCTTTAATGGGCAAGACTTTCTTTTTCATTCACTATGAAACACTTTTCGGTTTCATAATGCTAAACATGCCACCTGATGATCGGGTCAGGCATATTAACGAAACCTTTCTATATTCACAAAAGCAGTTGCCTCCTGCATGGCGGCAGGTTTTACCCGAGATACACTTTAGACGACCGGCTTACGGAATACTTGATATTTTGACTTGGCAATCAAAAAGAGTGAAGCTAATCTTTGATAATGGCGATTGCGAACGAAATTTAATCAGGGCAATTTATTACTCGCAGGGATTTAAGGATGAACCCGAAATAACCAGTGATCCTCATCTTGCATACTTTTTAACGAATGATAATACTTTAAGAAGTCTCAGCATTACTCATGATCGATCAACATGGCGCGATTTTGATTACTTGATGATAACACGAAAAAGCAAAGAAATGCCAGGTGGACCTCTGACTTTTAATTTTCTGAAGCGAAACCTTCAGCGAATTGGTTTCAAAAAGTTTTCAAGTATCCCAATTTGGATTGTGTTTTCAGACACGGATCAGGCAAAAATAAACATTGTGGGCGAACAATTTATTCAATTATATCCTGACTTAATTGATAATAGAATTGCAATAACAATATTAATTAGTGCAAAGGAAATTGTAAAAAAACAACGTGATATTCTTAGTCGTGCTATTAGAGAAACAGCAAGAGCAGTTTTGGCTCCAATCGTACCAGGAAGCAATGAGCCAGGGAAACCAGATAATAAACAAGTTATCGCATTGTCACTAAGTCTTGGTTGGGAAACGAGTTTTCTTGATCGGTTTAATGCTGCGTATCCTGATTTCGTCTCAGAATTAGCAATGATATTTCATAATCAAGATAATACAGATCACGACGAAACTCAGTCAAGACTTGAAAAGTTAATTCTTGATTGGCAGGATAAGGTTTATCGTTATGCGAAACAAACCTTTTATGCTGTAAATGAACCTTATATCAAAGATACACGCAAAATACGTGCTTTTATATGGGGTTCTAAATTTCTCTTTAAAGCAAAACTCAGATAAATATTCATAATAATATGATAAACAAAAATAAAAGGAAGGAATCCTACAGCTTTTATGTGACCGAGTTATCGAAACTTGGACAA from Bacteroidota bacterium includes:
- a CDS encoding glycosyltransferase — translated: MKLSVVIVNYNVEHFLEQCLLSVRRAMQGIEGEVFVVDNNSVDGSLRMLRSKFPEVKLIANSANVGFSRANNQAIVQSQGEYVLLLNPDTVVQDDTFSKTIAFMDAHPEAGGLGVKMLDGQGKFLPESKRGLPTPMTAFYKIFGLSALFPKSRRFGRYHLSFLDPDQVHEVEILAGAFMLLRRKVLDEIGLLDETFFMYGEDIDLSYRIIKAGYKNYYFPLTRIIHYKGESTKKSSVNYVFVFYNAMIIFARKHFSQQRARSFIALIHLAIYFRAFVALMSRFIRRVALPLADAVLIYAGLFAIKTAWGNLTIYREGGDYPNLLVFGLLPLYVLIWELAIYFGGGYDKPYRMRKAIGGIMAGTLLILVLYAMLPEHLRFSRALIILGMLWAMGAQAITRLSGHLLRLDGFLLGDVAKKRFLIIGSPDEARRVEQILKSTSLQTDFIGLVSSGTAINDSPEFLGELSQVPDIILIYNINEIIFCSRDIDHRTIINKMTEWHRPGISFKIAPQDSLSIIGSNSINTRGDLYTVGIKAIDSFVNRRNKRLFDVLASLVLIGLSPFLVWFANKPLGAVRNALLVLAGKRTWVGYCAETPGRQQALPPLRKGVLCPAMVFEGNSADQATLDHLNLLYARDYHVLTDLNIFLRAFRYTGG
- the nusB gene encoding transcription antitermination factor NusB codes for the protein MLSRRHLRVKVLQELYAWFQSGNTSLDQGEKQLLKSINKLYELFVYQLSFLTELVRFAERRIEENKKKLLPTGEDLNPNMRFVENRVIAAIDNNRDFRRKEAHYHINWADEQEMVRRFYNMLRETTAFKLYMSQPKSSFAEDRKLVLFIIENLFTEFELLQSYYEEKSIYFVDDYHLVTYLLLMFVRHLKEDEFGPDTPLPDLIKTAQDEDNEDLDFVKQLFRKTILNSKQWDEEIAKVVDNWELERIAVMDVIILKMALTELTHFESIPVKVTLNEYIDISKYFSTSKSKVFVNGILDRLVSEFRQNGRIRKTGRGLIE
- a CDS encoding WYL domain-containing protein, coding for MDDSRKIFRFLQMLSRLRSPLGSTKEELARDFGLSRRTVERYFALVRDLGFLLTQRDGRYCIESVDKRSMRHEELIVFTLEEAAILREALLSQPIKPELHRGLLDKLYALTELDNLSETLYKQSVARHISAVRQAIRQNEQIWLRSYHSMSSHTERDYLVEPIRFSHYFRYLLAYDVHAGMVKQFKTERIGDVEPTGLAFQHAEKHQAQGVDAFGMSGHTPINVRLKLNRRAHHLLVEEYPDTIPYVRNENGQTIFRGKVYAFEGVGRFVLGLPGQVEVLGPKSFKAYLNDQLKKNLL
- the cas3 gene encoding CRISPR-associated helicase Cas3' — protein: MLAAKYLWGKTFDDNGKTIVKPLWTHFADTGLVVLELWKNHISQDRKEQIAKIFNANIENAGAIVALWTSLHDIGKATPSFQTKIIERKIVLEREFGLSFVQFSEIPHGYASFKIIKTWIDRRNLPTGTLEIAKIISIHHGKIPNFVDIDEYYDTGDCMWEALQCELIDYFVYNWSTLFGINFESIFPKINFNHNGFITLSGLTTLADWIASMADYFPKEENPSDFSKYLILAASSAEKAVSESGFDILASFSNKSFKELFPGLIASELQELTGNLTITQEPSLTIIEAPAGEGKTEAALYLAYKQLLLRPNNGLYFALPTMATTNAMIERLLAFLKLAHNVKASGKFINFRLIHGKALLQPKQIELFNAWNKIKNVDGTNPEDGIVVTAAWLTSNKRSLMAPYGLGTVDQALTGVLKVKHFFLRLYGLSGKTVIIDEVHAYDVYMQHLIHRMLQWLKALNCNVILLSATLPSAFRNAFFRSWQSNDECDNKLSNNYPLVCHTSRKGIEIIEGFKTRKKTRLELRYIDSDPNIIGTCAFEYAMQGAAVAVICNTVRRAQKIFKILVELNQQQDVHIVLFHASFIHKHKLEIEERVKAFFGKGRQSLVKVLLVATQVVEQSMDIDFDVMISDLAPVDLLLQRAGRIHRHDNIERPKACETPILYWATKDGKDAELPELDDIGTRLNQFDVYDAFILFKTYHILKISNTWSLPDDYRELIEMVYNEEDWEVQANKLLNLYPYSKGSIYKALELFKNKIHKARTEFEKHAIPAPNKWQSIWNGDVFLNESDEELSDNHLQAYTRLGLMSIEMNILYRDASGCLFFDENGEESIKSYANKRNDFSIKLMQNSIRISNIQIIRAIQEISPRIDLKDTISFSIPGRILVLDLQKNGVGSCGSIFYSKEYGLSMNEY
- the casA gene encoding type I-E CRISPR-associated protein Cse1/CasA, which codes for MNISTVMGEYDLRIEQWIPVVYREGDSQNMGSKIKKLSLIQVFEDAHLIERIQAENLLETVALCRFLMAIFIDMLNADHDEETWFRIWNQGKFDPILINNYFFTEPNCGSFNLGHPDKPFYQHPMPLDGVKPSKLSRLFAHKATGNNATLFDHNFEMNEPPINADKVAIALICTQAFSSGGGVSKPFNFSHAPLMGKTFFFIHYETLFGFIMLNMPPDDRVRHINETFLYSQKQLPPAWRQVLPEIHFRRPAYGILDILTWQSKRVKLIFDNGDCERNLIRAIYYSQGFKDEPEITSDPHLAYFLTNDNTLRSLSITHDRSTWRDFDYLMITRKSKEMPGGPLTFNFLKRNLQRIGFKKFSSIPIWIVFSDTDQAKINIVGEQFIQLYPDLIDNRIAITILISAKEIVKKQRDILSRAIRETARAVLAPIVPGSNEPGKPDNKQVIALSLSLGWETSFLDRFNAAYPDFVSELAMIFHNQDNTDHDETQSRLEKLILDWQDKVYRYAKQTFYAVNEPYIKDTRKIRAFIWGSKFLFKAKLR